The Leptolyngbyaceae cyanobacterium genome contains a region encoding:
- a CDS encoding PAS domain S-box protein, whose product MFKKIISYLPSYAVAILNVAIALVLTWLLNFQINMRFSPFLLFFGAVIASAWYGSLGPGLLATALSGIAGAYFFIPPTDSLRMTWGEALRLGIFELQGILISAIIAALHSSKKRIEANLLKLKISEEKYRRIIDTAYEGIWLINAEGKIDYANQRIAEMFGYNITDMLDRSIFEFMDKEARLEAQQRIEQSKHLSKQQFDFRYRRRDGSNLWAIVCTSPIIDEQGEFIGSIAMLTDVTERKQAEEALKDSEKRFRSVVESHMIGIGFWDLDGNITYANQVLLQMLGYTRQEFFTQKIQWSEITPPEYSPLDENAIAQIKATGFCTPFEKEYIRRDGSRFPALVGGASLDGCNNEGPFFVLDISERKLAEENTRQLANQVREKANTLNAILSASIDHIYVIDSVGKYKYVSYGAAKVLGFEPTDIINKSWQELGLSSDTMEKFDRQIKEVLSTREPLKTETQYVTASHNLRHYEYTIVPLLYGEEQSVRGVVVISRDITERKQAEMALQESEKRFRRLVESNIFGVAFGDFQGRIHYANDYFLNMVGYERADLIAGRMRWDKMTPAEFLPLDMQAGEEIKKYGISTPFEKEYIRQDGSRVPILIGGALLQEPYEEQEEIIAFYLDLTEIKQTQEALAESNQTLQTLIRACPLGIALFNLDDGTVKMWNPAAEQIFGWSEQEILGHFLPSTSEAKKAEFLANLDMIRQGKSLFAFETKRQKKDGTPIDLSIWACPVRDAKGNISCMSIVADISDRKRLEEERDRLLCREQTARAQAEAANRMKDEFLATLSHELRTPLNAMLGWTQLLHTRQLNEDTTARALETIHRNTKSLAQLIDDVLDVSRIITGKMRLNLSPVPLVPVIEAAIETIASAAEAKKIQIERRLNRSIKSVLGDPTRLQQIIWNLLSNAIKFTPNGGQVTIQLSVQQSEKAIENSPHPLQYAQIKISDTGIGIDPNFLPYVFDRFSQADSTMTRTHGGLGLGLAIVRHLVEMQGGTVLAESAGISKGATFIVNLPLLETTTNSQTDSPTQPPATSEKSSDSNPLNGLRVLVVDDEPDARELLATILRQSGAEVTTVSSAREALEAILKIQPNILLSDIGMPEEDGYTLIRKVRNLDATQGGQIPAVALTAYARAEDRTQALLSGFQLHIPKPINPGELVAAVANLTGRI is encoded by the coding sequence ATGTTCAAAAAAATTATTTCCTACTTACCATCCTATGCTGTGGCAATTTTGAACGTAGCGATCGCACTAGTACTGACATGGCTGCTCAATTTTCAAATTAATATGCGATTTAGCCCTTTTCTGTTATTTTTTGGCGCAGTTATTGCTAGTGCTTGGTATGGTAGTTTGGGGCCGGGACTGCTAGCTACTGCTTTGTCTGGCATTGCTGGAGCTTACTTCTTTATACCCCCAACCGATTCCTTAAGAATGACTTGGGGAGAAGCATTGCGACTCGGCATATTTGAGTTACAAGGAATATTAATTAGCGCTATCATCGCCGCATTACATTCTAGCAAAAAACGCATCGAAGCAAATTTATTAAAGTTAAAAATTAGCGAAGAAAAGTATCGTCGAATTATCGATACTGCTTACGAAGGTATTTGGCTGATTAACGCTGAAGGAAAGATCGATTACGCAAATCAACGCATAGCGGAAATGTTTGGTTATAACATAACAGATATGCTCGATCGCTCGATATTCGAGTTTATGGATAAAGAAGCGCGACTAGAAGCGCAGCAACGGATCGAGCAAAGCAAACATCTCTCTAAACAACAATTTGATTTTCGCTATCGCCGTCGAGATGGGTCTAATTTATGGGCAATCGTTTGCACTAGCCCCATTATCGACGAACAAGGTGAATTTATCGGTTCGATCGCCATGCTGACAGATGTAACGGAACGCAAGCAAGCAGAAGAAGCGCTCAAAGATAGCGAAAAACGTTTCCGTAGCGTGGTAGAGTCTCACATGATCGGGATCGGTTTTTGGGATTTAGATGGCAACATTACTTATGCCAACCAAGTTTTGTTGCAAATGCTAGGTTACACTCGCCAAGAATTTTTCACCCAAAAAATTCAGTGGTCGGAAATTACCCCCCCAGAATATAGCCCATTAGATGAAAATGCGATCGCTCAAATCAAAGCAACCGGATTTTGTACGCCATTTGAAAAAGAATACATCCGCCGAGATGGTAGCCGTTTCCCCGCATTAGTTGGTGGTGCCAGTTTGGACGGTTGCAATAACGAAGGGCCATTTTTCGTATTAGATATTAGCGAACGCAAACTTGCCGAAGAAAATACTCGTCAACTAGCCAATCAAGTTCGAGAAAAAGCCAACACGCTCAATGCCATTCTTTCCGCTTCTATAGATCACATTTACGTTATAGATAGTGTCGGAAAGTATAAATATGTAAGTTACGGAGCCGCCAAAGTCTTAGGATTCGAGCCAACAGATATAATTAATAAAAGTTGGCAAGAATTAGGACTCTCGTCGGATACGATGGAAAAGTTCGATCGCCAAATAAAAGAAGTATTATCAACCAGAGAACCCCTGAAAACAGAAACTCAATATGTAACGGCAAGCCATAATTTACGCCATTACGAATACACTATAGTCCCTCTCTTGTATGGCGAAGAGCAAAGCGTTCGGGGAGTCGTGGTTATTTCTCGCGACATCACCGAACGCAAACAGGCAGAAATGGCACTTCAAGAAAGTGAAAAACGCTTCCGGCGTTTGGTTGAATCGAATATTTTTGGCGTTGCTTTCGGAGATTTTCAAGGAAGAATTCACTACGCCAACGATTATTTTCTCAATATGGTCGGATATGAACGGGCAGATCTGATCGCCGGAAGAATGCGTTGGGATAAAATGACACCAGCGGAATTTTTACCTTTAGATATGCAAGCGGGAGAAGAAATCAAAAAATATGGGATTTCCACTCCGTTTGAAAAAGAATACATCCGCCAAGATGGTAGTCGAGTACCCATTCTGATCGGTGGTGCATTACTACAAGAACCTTACGAAGAGCAAGAAGAGATTATTGCTTTTTATCTTGATTTAACTGAAATAAAACAAACTCAAGAAGCTCTCGCTGAAAGTAATCAAACTCTGCAAACTCTGATCCGAGCTTGTCCTTTAGGAATCGCTCTATTTAATTTGGATGATGGTACGGTAAAAATGTGGAATCCTGCCGCCGAACAAATTTTTGGCTGGAGCGAACAAGAAATTTTAGGACATTTTTTACCTTCTACATCGGAAGCTAAAAAAGCCGAATTTTTAGCAAATTTAGATATGATTCGCCAAGGGAAATCACTGTTTGCTTTTGAAACCAAACGTCAGAAAAAAGATGGTACGCCGATCGATCTGAGTATCTGGGCTTGTCCGGTGCGAGATGCTAAAGGCAATATTAGCTGTATGTCGATCGTGGCAGATATTAGCGATCGCAAACGACTAGAAGAAGAACGCGATCGACTTTTGTGTAGAGAACAAACAGCCCGCGCCCAAGCAGAAGCCGCTAACCGCATGAAAGACGAGTTTCTCGCCACCCTCTCCCACGAACTGCGTACCCCCCTCAACGCCATGTTAGGTTGGACTCAGTTACTCCACACCCGCCAGTTAAACGAAGATACTACTGCAAGGGCGTTAGAAACAATTCACCGCAATACCAAATCCCTCGCCCAACTGATCGATGACGTGTTGGATGTTTCCCGCATCATCACCGGGAAAATGCGGCTGAATCTCTCTCCCGTACCTCTTGTACCAGTTATTGAGGCTGCGATCGAAACGATCGCATCTGCGGCTGAAGCCAAAAAAATCCAAATCGAACGCCGATTAAATCGCTCGATTAAGTCGGTTTTAGGCGATCCCACCCGCTTACAGCAAATTATCTGGAATTTGCTCTCCAACGCTATTAAATTCACCCCAAATGGAGGACAGGTAACAATTCAACTTTCTGTACAACAGAGTGAAAAAGCGATCGAAAATTCCCCCCATCCCCTTCAATATGCCCAAATCAAAATTAGCGACACGGGTATCGGCATCGATCCGAATTTTCTACCCTACGTATTCGATCGTTTTAGCCAAGCCGACAGTACCATGACTAGAACCCACGGCGGACTGGGATTGGGATTAGCCATTGTACGCCACCTGGTAGAAATGCAAGGCGGTACAGTCCTCGCCGAAAGTGCCGGAATCAGTAAAGGTGCAACGTTCATCGTCAACTTACCCCTTCTAGAAACCACCACCAATTCCCAGACTGACTCACCCACCCAACCACCAGCCACCAGCGAAAAATCATCAGACAGTAATCCCCTCAACGGTTTGCGAGTACTCGTAGTAGATGACGAACCCGATGCGCGAGAATTACTCGCTACCATTTTGAGACAATCAGGAGCAGAAGTCACCACCGTTAGTTCCGCTAGAGAAGCCTTAGAAGCAATACTAAAAATTCAGCCAAATATTCTCCTCAGCGACATCGGAATGCCGGAAGAAGACGGTTACACCCTGATTCGCAAAGTGAGAAATCTCGATGCAACGCAAGGCGGACAAATTCCCGCTGTAGCTCTCACCGCTTATGCTAGAGCAGAAGACCGTACCCAAGCATTACTTTCGGGCTTTCAGTTACACATCCCAAAACCCATCAATCCAGGGGAATTAGTAGCCGCAGTTGCTAATCTCACTGGCAGAATTTGA
- a CDS encoding ABC transporter permease, translating into MNWIEFLFEYRDEVINRTIEHLFLVGISISIAIIIGIPLGIFCTRNGLWCKIILGCANIFQTIPSLALFGFLIPLPILGGIGARTAIIALILYALLPIIRNTYTGIVNVDPAIREAGRGMGMTDRQLLFQVELPLALGFILAGVRVAIVISVGVGTIAAAIGAGGLGTFIFAGVGMVNNQLILLGAIPAALMALVVDLTLGAIESRLASTESRKKSP; encoded by the coding sequence ATGAATTGGATTGAATTTCTATTTGAATATCGTGATGAGGTTATTAATCGCACCATAGAACACTTGTTTTTGGTGGGTATCTCTATCAGCATTGCGATTATAATTGGCATTCCATTAGGCATTTTTTGTACTCGTAATGGACTCTGGTGCAAAATAATCCTTGGTTGTGCCAACATTTTCCAAACTATTCCTAGTTTGGCTTTATTTGGATTTTTGATTCCCTTACCGATCTTAGGTGGAATTGGTGCTAGAACGGCAATTATCGCACTTATTTTATATGCTTTATTACCAATTATTCGCAACACCTATACTGGCATCGTTAATGTAGACCCCGCAATTCGAGAAGCGGGACGAGGGATGGGAATGACGGATCGACAATTATTATTTCAGGTAGAACTCCCTTTAGCATTGGGTTTTATTTTAGCAGGGGTACGAGTAGCGATCGTGATTTCGGTGGGTGTTGGTACCATCGCCGCTGCTATTGGTGCGGGTGGACTGGGGACATTTATTTTTGCGGGAGTGGGGATGGTAAACAATCAGTTAATTTTATTGGGTGCAATTCCAGCTGCTTTGATGGCATTGGTGGTAGATTTAACGCTGGGAGCAATTGAGAGTCGCCTAGCATCTACTGAAAGCAGGAAAAAATCACCATGA
- a CDS encoding adenylate/guanylate cyclase domain-containing protein: protein MAANTLLDTLISKQKSCWPEIAFPLEPYELQRNCFMLDRLQLEGKIMLIVGCTIPAFFFCTSMLQGQAKFSALVIGAAVEASLLACLALCRTSFGRKYPQIVFLGLSWAITCVVQIAIAFFGYYEPETSLWNLVFLSQATLVPVLWPLHLISQLGAIFCYFSLYSWSNPNFQTAIFSYTEQWLYLFWTCAICNLSVYLYERLKQNEFSTRRELEIAREKSEQLLLNVLPESIAERLKQESNTIADCFNEVSVLFADIVGFTELSSRVSAAELVQLLNQIFTMFDQLAEQHGVEKIKTIGDAYMVVAGLPEPRKDHAFAIADMALDMQKTLADFNQKNGQSFRIRIGISTGPAVAGVIGLKKFAYDLWGDTVNTASRMESHGIAGYIQVCEAFYRSIKDKYLFEERGKILVKGKGEMTTYLLKEKLKEEFRSQNSEFRI, encoded by the coding sequence ATGGCAGCTAATACATTACTAGACACGCTAATTAGCAAACAAAAGTCTTGCTGGCCAGAAATTGCCTTCCCATTAGAACCCTACGAATTGCAGCGAAACTGCTTCATGCTAGACCGACTTCAGTTAGAAGGGAAGATCATGCTGATAGTTGGCTGCACCATTCCCGCTTTCTTCTTTTGCACCTCTATGTTGCAAGGACAAGCAAAATTTTCTGCGCTTGTAATTGGTGCTGCTGTAGAAGCTTCCTTACTCGCTTGCTTAGCTTTATGCAGAACTAGTTTTGGCCGTAAATATCCCCAAATCGTATTTTTAGGGTTATCTTGGGCGATTACCTGTGTGGTGCAAATTGCGATCGCCTTTTTTGGCTATTACGAACCAGAAACAAGCCTTTGGAACTTAGTCTTTTTATCCCAAGCTACTCTCGTGCCAGTCTTGTGGCCCCTTCATTTAATATCTCAATTGGGTGCAATTTTTTGCTATTTCAGTTTGTATTCATGGTCAAATCCCAATTTCCAAACGGCCATCTTTTCTTATACAGAACAATGGTTATACTTATTTTGGACTTGCGCGATCTGTAATCTCTCCGTTTATTTGTACGAACGATTAAAACAAAATGAATTTTCTACTCGTCGAGAATTAGAAATCGCCAGGGAAAAATCAGAACAGCTATTACTAAACGTATTACCTGAATCGATCGCAGAACGACTAAAACAAGAAAGTAACACCATTGCTGACTGCTTCAATGAAGTTTCCGTATTATTTGCCGATATCGTTGGTTTTACCGAACTATCCAGCCGTGTTTCTGCTGCTGAATTAGTACAGTTACTCAACCAAATATTCACCATGTTCGACCAACTAGCAGAACAACATGGCGTAGAAAAAATAAAAACGATCGGCGATGCTTATATGGTAGTGGCAGGCTTGCCCGAGCCTCGCAAGGATCATGCTTTTGCGATCGCTGATATGGCTTTAGATATGCAAAAAACATTAGCTGATTTCAATCAAAAAAACGGCCAATCTTTTCGCATTCGCATCGGGATTAGCACTGGGCCAGCAGTAGCAGGAGTAATTGGTTTGAAAAAATTTGCTTACGATTTATGGGGAGACACGGTAAATACTGCCAGTCGCATGGAATCTCACGGTATCGCTGGTTATATTCAAGTGTGCGAAGCATTTTATCGGTCAATCAAAGATAAATATTTGTTTGAAGAACGGGGGAAAATTTTAGTCAAAGGCAAAGGTGAAATGACTACTTATTTACTCAAAGAAAAACTAAAGGAAGAATTCAGGAGTCAGAATTCAGAATTCAGAATTTAG
- a CDS encoding ATP-binding cassette domain-containing protein, which yields MIKDDRIAVQFHDVSYLLNQRYLVSNLNFNIPRGEILVLLGRSGSGKTTTMKLINRLLNPTSGEVIVEGISTQEWNPIKLRRQIGYVIQDIGLFPHFTIERNIGLVPALENWKPKQIKTRVYELLQLVGLNPEQFAKRYPHELSGGQKQRVGVARALAADPPLLLMDEPFGALDPITRIEIQREFRQLQQQLKKTVVFVTHDIQEAFILASRIALMQEGKMILIDTPSNFLKSSNPEAQKFLQCLGKDEV from the coding sequence ATGATAAAAGACGATCGAATTGCTGTCCAATTTCACGATGTTAGTTACCTTCTAAATCAACGTTATCTCGTATCTAATCTAAATTTTAATATCCCCCGTGGTGAAATATTAGTATTACTCGGACGTAGCGGTAGTGGCAAAACAACTACCATGAAATTAATCAATCGCCTGCTGAACCCCACTAGTGGAGAAGTGATAGTAGAAGGAATCAGTACTCAAGAATGGAATCCAATTAAATTAAGGCGACAAATTGGCTACGTAATTCAAGACATTGGCTTATTTCCCCATTTTACGATCGAACGTAATATCGGGTTAGTCCCAGCTTTAGAAAATTGGAAACCAAAACAAATTAAAACGCGAGTTTATGAACTTTTACAATTAGTTGGTTTAAATCCAGAACAATTTGCCAAACGCTATCCCCATGAATTATCAGGCGGGCAAAAACAGCGCGTTGGTGTTGCACGCGCTTTAGCAGCAGATCCACCTTTATTACTAATGGATGAACCTTTCGGCGCGCTCGATCCCATCACTCGGATTGAGATCCAAAGGGAATTTCGTCAATTACAACAACAGCTTAAAAAAACCGTAGTTTTCGTCACTCACGATATTCAAGAAGCTTTTATATTAGCATCTAGAATTGCCCTTATGCAAGAAGGAAAAATGATATTAATCGATACACCATCTAACTTCCTAAAATCATCGAATCCAGAAGCGCAAAAATTCTTACAATGTCTTGGAAAGGATGAAGTGTGA
- a CDS encoding glycine betaine ABC transporter substrate-binding protein, with amino-acid sequence MNKVKFLSCSFLSLSLVFAIASCNSKPDNLIVIGSKNFTEQRILGELLAQKIESNTNLKVERRFDLGGTFVCHQAITAGKIDTYVEYTGTAFTAILKNEPINDADKVYQKVKRDYEQSFNITWLPPLGFNNTFAMIIRGEDSRKLKVNTISQAAKFAPSWRAGFGYEFTERKDGLPGLSQTYGLRFEQTPKVMDLGLMYRALKENQVDIVAGNSTDGVIDRFDLVVLKDDRLFFPPYQAAPVIRQEVLQKHPELQQALSQLAGVLSDREMRNLNYQVDGEGKNVKQVVQSFLQSKGLVKNQK; translated from the coding sequence ATGAATAAAGTAAAGTTTTTAAGTTGTAGTTTTCTTAGTTTAAGTTTAGTATTTGCGATCGCAAGTTGTAACTCCAAACCTGATAACCTAATCGTCATCGGTTCCAAAAACTTTACCGAACAGCGCATCTTAGGTGAACTTCTAGCTCAGAAAATCGAGTCTAATACTAATTTAAAAGTCGAACGTCGCTTCGATTTAGGCGGAACATTCGTTTGTCATCAAGCTATTACTGCGGGTAAAATCGATACCTATGTAGAATATACCGGGACGGCTTTCACTGCTATATTAAAAAACGAACCAATTAACGATGCAGATAAAGTATATCAAAAAGTTAAAAGAGATTACGAACAAAGTTTTAACATAACTTGGCTGCCACCTTTAGGATTTAATAACACCTTTGCTATGATTATTAGAGGAGAAGATTCTCGAAAATTAAAAGTTAATACCATTTCTCAAGCTGCTAAATTTGCTCCTTCTTGGCGAGCGGGATTTGGCTACGAATTTACCGAACGCAAAGACGGATTACCGGGATTATCGCAAACTTATGGCTTGCGTTTTGAGCAAACACCAAAAGTGATGGATTTAGGTTTGATGTACCGTGCTTTAAAAGAAAATCAAGTAGATATAGTAGCAGGAAATTCGACAGATGGAGTAATCGATCGGTTTGATTTAGTAGTTTTAAAAGACGATCGCCTATTTTTTCCTCCCTATCAAGCTGCGCCAGTTATCCGTCAAGAAGTTCTTCAGAAACATCCAGAATTACAACAAGCCTTAAGCCAATTAGCTGGCGTGCTTTCTGACCGGGAAATGAGAAATTTAAATTATCAAGTTGATGGAGAAGGAAAAAATGTCAAACAAGTAGTACAGAGCTTTTTACAGTCGAAAGGTTTAGTTAAAAATCAAAAGTAA
- a CDS encoding DUF1802 family protein, whose product MSLTTTHALKEWAVAVRALEEGKTILLLRKGGIREEGGTFKVAQNEVLLYPTFEHQQLDLLKSEYAGEVRSVESGWHPETVRISTWAKITDIFMVSYQPSIEVLQPYHIWNEKFVSDRLKWKHRQPMYLLLLRTYKLPQPQFVSYRPEYGGCKSWIDLLEPISIADAVPVLSDAEYNKQANAIRSAIANPELVSG is encoded by the coding sequence ATGTCGTTAACTACTACCCACGCGCTTAAGGAATGGGCAGTTGCCGTTCGTGCTTTGGAAGAAGGTAAAACAATTCTGCTGCTGCGCAAAGGCGGTATTCGCGAGGAAGGCGGTACTTTTAAGGTTGCCCAGAATGAGGTTTTACTTTATCCCACTTTTGAACATCAGCAGCTAGATTTGCTCAAATCGGAATATGCTGGGGAGGTACGATCGGTAGAGTCGGGTTGGCATCCGGAAACGGTGCGAATTAGTACTTGGGCAAAAATTACCGATATTTTTATGGTGAGTTACCAGCCGAGTATTGAGGTGCTGCAACCTTACCATATCTGGAATGAAAAGTTTGTCAGCGATCGCCTGAAGTGGAAGCACCGTCAGCCAATGTATCTTTTGCTGCTGCGTACTTATAAGCTGCCTCAACCGCAATTTGTTTCTTATCGTCCGGAATATGGCGGCTGTAAATCTTGGATCGATTTGCTAGAACCAATTTCGATCGCAGATGCCGTTCCAGTTTTAAGTGATGCTGAATACAATAAACAAGCTAATGCGATTAGAAGCGCGATCGCTAATCCCGAACTGGTGAGTGGGTGA
- the ggt gene encoding gamma-glutamyltransferase, giving the protein MKKVFQNYLGIFGRGAQLSLCLFHLGFSFYLISYSKPALAAFPKPLRTKQGMVVSAHPLASEAGLAMLVKGGNAIDAAVATAFAISVVDPFSAGIGGGGFLLLHQAETGETKALDFRERAPLAATKDMYLTEQGTVRPNASTKGYLAAGVPGTVAGLYEVHRQYGKLPWKDVVAPAIRLAKDGFIVGYDLRSRFPQFSQPRNNTTLINQAAREIFAPNGFILPPGERLVQRDLARTLQRIARDPQSFYTGEIARAIANDMAKNGGLITLEDLKTYQTTWRTPLCGSFRVYQICSMPPPSSGGVHLLQILNIIGDTDLKSKGWHHPDSLHLLVEAMKIAYADRAVHLGDPDFVDVPVAALISHAYAARRRQEISMQRARSANEVKALDAQTLQRFSDRKESSDTSHLTVVDRQRNAVSLTFTINYAFGAGVVVPGTGILLNNEMDDFAIAPGVPNVFGLVGGEANAIAPRKTPLSSMSPTIVTEKGRFRLAVGAPGGSTIITTVLQILLNVLEYNMDVGAAVAAPRIHHQWLPDRLWVENFGLDALTLEELRRRGHEIERRNSWGNANAIGVTPDNFLEAAADPRGEGSPKGF; this is encoded by the coding sequence ATGAAAAAGGTATTTCAAAACTATTTAGGAATTTTTGGCAGAGGCGCACAGCTTTCCCTATGTTTATTTCATCTCGGCTTTTCTTTTTACCTGATTTCGTATTCTAAACCCGCATTAGCTGCGTTTCCGAAGCCCCTGCGAACTAAACAAGGTATGGTAGTTTCTGCCCATCCTTTGGCGAGTGAAGCGGGACTCGCGATGCTGGTGAAAGGTGGTAATGCGATCGATGCAGCAGTGGCGACTGCTTTTGCGATTTCTGTGGTAGACCCTTTTTCGGCGGGGATTGGTGGCGGTGGTTTTTTGTTACTGCATCAAGCAGAAACGGGGGAGACGAAAGCGCTGGATTTTCGGGAACGCGCCCCGTTAGCCGCTACGAAGGATATGTACCTAACGGAACAAGGAACGGTGCGCCCGAATGCGAGTACAAAAGGATATTTGGCGGCGGGTGTTCCCGGTACGGTGGCGGGACTTTACGAGGTTCATCGTCAGTATGGAAAATTACCTTGGAAAGATGTAGTTGCACCTGCAATTCGGTTGGCTAAAGATGGTTTTATCGTCGGTTACGATCTTCGTTCTCGTTTTCCGCAGTTTTCTCAGCCACGCAACAATACTACCTTGATTAATCAGGCGGCGCGGGAAATTTTTGCTCCCAATGGATTTATCCTTCCGCCGGGGGAACGTTTGGTGCAAAGAGATTTGGCACGGACTTTGCAAAGAATTGCCAGAGATCCCCAGAGTTTCTATACGGGAGAAATTGCCCGGGCGATCGCAAATGATATGGCAAAAAATGGTGGTTTGATTACCCTGGAAGATCTGAAAACTTATCAAACGACTTGGCGCACGCCTTTGTGCGGTTCTTTTCGCGTTTATCAAATCTGTTCGATGCCACCGCCTTCTTCGGGAGGGGTTCATTTATTGCAAATTTTGAATATTATCGGCGATACTGACCTGAAATCGAAGGGATGGCATCATCCGGATTCGCTACATTTGTTGGTAGAAGCGATGAAAATTGCTTATGCCGATCGCGCTGTGCATTTAGGAGATCCGGATTTTGTAGATGTTCCGGTAGCAGCGCTGATAAGTCACGCTTATGCTGCACGCAGACGCCAGGAAATTTCTATGCAAAGGGCGCGATCGGCAAATGAGGTGAAAGCACTAGACGCGCAAACATTGCAACGTTTTAGCGATCGCAAAGAATCTTCCGATACCAGTCATTTAACGGTGGTAGATCGACAGCGCAATGCAGTTAGCTTAACTTTTACGATTAACTATGCTTTCGGTGCAGGGGTGGTAGTACCTGGAACGGGTATCTTACTTAATAATGAAATGGATGATTTCGCAATTGCTCCCGGCGTACCGAACGTATTTGGATTAGTCGGTGGAGAAGCGAATGCGATCGCACCTCGCAAAACTCCTCTTTCTAGCATGAGTCCGACGATCGTCACCGAAAAAGGTCGCTTTCGCTTGGCAGTCGGTGCTCCTGGTGGCAGCACGATTATTACTACCGTTTTGCAGATCCTACTGAACGTGCTGGAATACAATATGGATGTAGGTGCGGCTGTCGCTGCCCCCCGCATTCACCATCAATGGTTGCCCGATCGATTGTGGGTAGAAAATTTTGGTTTAGATGCTTTAACTTTGGAAGAGTTGCGTCGTCGCGGACATGAAATCGAACGACGGAATTCTTGGGGTAATGCCAATGCGATCGGGGTTACACCAGATAATTTTCTAGAAGCAGCAGCCGATCCCCGTGGTGAAGGTTCACCTAAAGGTTTTTGA
- a CDS encoding aldo/keto reductase: protein MDLRQLGNSDVKISPILMGTWQAGKAMWVGIEDEDTIKAIRSAFEAGITTIDTAEVYGNGHSEQIIAKALSDVRSQVVYATKVFANHLKYDQVIEACDRSLKNLQTDYIDLYQIHWPSGAFKSEIVPIEETMGALNHLKQQGKIRAIGVSNFSRAQIEEAAQYGRIDSLQPPYSLFWRQIEKDTMPYCVERNISILAYSSLAQGLLTGKFGPDHEFPQGDNRQSNKLFQGENYQRAQLALERLRPIAERHQCTLAQLAIAWLIAQPQANAIVGARNANQATDNAKAGDVKLSADEIAEIDAIGRIVTDRLDDSAVMWNWE from the coding sequence ATGGATCTCAGACAACTAGGTAATTCCGATGTAAAAATTTCTCCGATCCTGATGGGTACGTGGCAAGCTGGCAAAGCGATGTGGGTGGGAATTGAGGATGAGGATACTATTAAAGCGATTCGATCGGCTTTCGAGGCGGGTATCACCACGATCGATACTGCGGAAGTATACGGAAATGGCCATTCAGAACAAATTATCGCAAAAGCCTTATCAGATGTCCGAAGCCAAGTAGTTTACGCAACCAAAGTTTTTGCCAACCATCTCAAGTACGACCAGGTAATCGAAGCGTGCGATCGCTCTTTGAAAAATCTCCAAACTGATTATATCGATCTTTATCAAATTCATTGGCCTTCCGGTGCTTTTAAAAGTGAAATCGTACCCATCGAAGAAACGATGGGGGCATTAAATCATCTCAAACAGCAAGGAAAAATTCGAGCAATTGGGGTTTCCAATTTTTCTCGCGCCCAAATCGAAGAAGCTGCCCAATACGGACGCATCGATAGTTTACAACCACCCTATTCTCTGTTTTGGCGTCAGATCGAAAAAGATACCATGCCTTATTGCGTTGAACGTAATATTTCGATTCTGGCTTACTCTTCTTTAGCCCAAGGCTTGTTAACAGGCAAATTTGGCCCGGATCACGAATTTCCACAGGGAGATAATCGCCAGAGCAATAAATTATTTCAAGGAGAAAATTATCAACGGGCGCAACTCGCTTTAGAACGATTGCGTCCGATAGCAGAACGCCATCAATGCACCCTTGCCCAATTAGCGATCGCGTGGTTAATTGCCCAACCACAAGCTAACGCGATTGTCGGTGCCCGTAATGCCAATCAAGCAACAGATAATGCCAAAGCTGGCGATGTGAAATTATCGGCTGATGAAATAGCAGAAATTGACGCGATCGGGCGTATAGTTACCGATCGTTTAGATGATAGCGCTGTCATGTGGAACTGGGAATAA